The genome window GAAACGAGCGGCTGTACGCTTTTAAATACCGACAAGGGAGGCTGCTACGGTTCCCTTGTCGAGAAAAACGATCTCTTCTGTTCTTTTGTGTTTATATCTAAGCTATGGGAACGGTGTTCTCGGTGAAAGTGTTTCTATAGTTTAGTTTAGGGCGGCACGATTTGAGATGCCTCTTGCCAAAGAGGGCTGTTTCGGTTATAATGCACTTGCGCTAAGGCGGTGTTTGGGCGCAGAATCGGGCCGATTCTTTAGCAGCACAAGAGAGGGGCGATGAGACGATGGAATGCCAAAACTGCGGCGCAACCAACGAACCCGACAATCAAACCTGTGTACGTTGTGGCGTGCCACTGACGACGCCCAACTCCCAAACGACCTCTGCTCTCCTTCAGCAAGCCTATCTTGCCTACAAACAGGAGGACATGGAGACGGCTTTACTTAGATGCCGGCAGCTTTTGAAGGCCGATCCGGAGAACGAAGAGGCACTTACGCTCATGGCCCAGCTTGAGGAAAAACAGGAGCACTATCTCGCAGCGACAGAGCTTTATGAGCGCCTCACGAAGCTTCGTCCTGAGAGCATGGCCTATCGGTTGCGTTTAGAAGAGCTTAAGCATAGGGCGCAGAGCCGGTCTTCAGCCAACCCCTCTGTAGCGCCGTCTCCAGACCGTACCGGGGATTCGCGCATAAGTGTTGTCCTGATCCTTTCCACCACAAGTCTCATGCTGGCTGCCGCCGTTGCGATCCTGGCGTACGAGTGGGGGCGCACAACCCAACTCAGCATGAACAGGTCGAGCTTGCCGCCTAGCATCGTCGAACGTCCTGCAGCGTCATCGCCGAGCTTTCCCTGGAATGCGTCGCCTTTCCCCGGGCCGTCTTCTGCCCCAAATACAGCCCCTCTGCCCACCGAGCCGCCGCAACCGTCGCGCCGTCGCGAGGGCGGTGAGGCACCCCAAGCCGCTCTCTCATCGGGTCTTTCGCACGCCTCTATTGGCGTCGCACCCATGCATTTCTCGCTGCCGCCTGCTACAGCTCATCCTGTGCCGCCTTCTCGTTCTACAACATCTTCACAGCGCATTGTGCTACCGGCCAACGATGCCTCTGGGGGTTCCGATGAAAACACGGTGGTTATTCCGGTTTCCGGCAGTACGCCTCTCGCTACGAACAACGGCTCGACGTTCGCTGCACCTAGCAGCCAGGGTACCACCGTCGTTCGTGTTTATCGTACCAACAGCGCTTCTGGCTCCGCCGACGATAGCTCCGCCCGTTCCTATATCGCCATGGGGCAGCACCTGCAGTTGAGCGGTCAGTACGATCAGGCCATCGAAGCCTATCGGAAGGCTCTTCCCTCTGCGGGAGATGAAGCCGGTTTTGTTTACCAACAGATAGCCCTCTGCTATCAACGCGAGGGCAAGAAGGCAGAGGCTGCCGATAATTTTCGTCAGGCCAAAGCCGCCTACCAGCAGCTGCTTGAGGCCGGTCGTAAGGTGGCGGAGGCCCGCGCCGGCATTATAGCATGCGATCAGGGAATCAAGCTGTGCAGCCCCTAATTCGTTTTTGTATTTTCGGTTGGATGGTCCTTTTAGGGGGACAGCAAGTGGGCCGTTATACGGCTGCCGAAACGCCTCCAGCTTCGCCCAACCTGCCTAAGCTGCTGAT of Chthonomonas calidirosea T49 contains these proteins:
- a CDS encoding tetratricopeptide repeat protein, encoding MECQNCGATNEPDNQTCVRCGVPLTTPNSQTTSALLQQAYLAYKQEDMETALLRCRQLLKADPENEEALTLMAQLEEKQEHYLAATELYERLTKLRPESMAYRLRLEELKHRAQSRSSANPSVAPSPDRTGDSRISVVLILSTTSLMLAAAVAILAYEWGRTTQLSMNRSSLPPSIVERPAASSPSFPWNASPFPGPSSAPNTAPLPTEPPQPSRRREGGEAPQAALSSGLSHASIGVAPMHFSLPPATAHPVPPSRSTTSSQRIVLPANDASGGSDENTVVIPVSGSTPLATNNGSTFAAPSSQGTTVVRVYRTNSASGSADDSSARSYIAMGQHLQLSGQYDQAIEAYRKALPSAGDEAGFVYQQIALCYQREGKKAEAADNFRQAKAAYQQLLEAGRKVAEARAGIIACDQGIKLCSP